The DNA region GCCTTTAGCCAGAAAGAAAACCTCATTATCCAtcaaagaattcatactggagagaaaccttatgaatgtaaAGGGTGTGGGAAAGCTTTCATTCAGAAGTCAAGCCTCATTAGACATCAGAGAAgtcatacaggagagaaaccttatatatgtaaggaatgtggaaaagccttcagtGGCAAGTCAAACCTCACTGAGCATGAGAAAATTCATAttggagagaaaccctataaGTGTAATGAATGTGGAACAATCTTTAGGCAGAAGCAGTACCTCATTAAACATCACAATattcatacaggagagaaaccctatgaatgtaataaatgtggaaaagccttctcTCGAATCACATCACTTATTGTACATGTGAGAATTCATACAGGTGATAAGCCTTATGAATGTAAAAtatgtgggaaagccttctgTCAAAGCTCATCTCTTACTGTGCATATGAGAAGCCATACAGGTGAGAAGCCCTATGGTTgcaatgaatgtgggaaagccttctcTCAGTTCTCAACTCTTGCTCTGCATATGAGAATCCATACTGGAGAAAAACCTTATCAGtgtaatgaatgtgggaaagcttTTAGCCAGAAGTCACATCATATTAGacaccagagaattcatactCATTAAAGCTCTATGAATGTCTTGAATTTAGGAAAACCTTCAATAGAAGTCATACTAAACAGTATATCAGAAAATTCATTTTACAGTAAAGTGACATAAATATGGAAAAGCCTACAGCAACAACTCAAAATGTAATACACTGAGAATTTAATAACTATCATACTATCATGAAAACCTATACCCCCAATAGCCCCACAACAAACATGTTCATGCTGGACTTTTAGGAGCATTCTCATTAAGGATCCAGTCATGGACACTAATCCACATGGTTCTAGAAGGCCTACCTGATATATTCAGACAAAGATATGCAAGGTGTAAAGATGTGAAACAAAGacaaaattgtcatttttttgtTACATGTTTTACTACATGTATAACCATCAAAATTACTTGCTCTTGATACAGTAATAGAAAACAAAGACTGTGACAGGATATTATATCCAGAAATATATGCATGTTTGTAAGGGAAATTGGCAGTTCATAGAGGTGGTAATCTCAATTTGGTAGAAAAATCTGGATAATTCAAAAAATGGTCTCAGGGTAATTGATTCTTCATGTGGAAAAATACTAGATCTTTGCTGTTGTCATACAttataaagtatttattaaaaaattcaaaagtatTGAAGACTAGAACTCAAAGAGCAAAACTTAATAATATAAGAGTTTtgtaggagaatttttttttcaaactttggagtaggaaagaattttgaaaacacaTTCCAGAATACCTACTCttgagtatatatacatatagtgaaGAAAATGATCCATGTACCCAGGGAGTCCTGTATCtttaatgttcattgcagcatgagTTATATTAATATagcaaaaaattggaaacaaatgTCTGTCACTTTGGAAATGATTGATAAAATGTGATGTAGTCACCCTGTAGAATACTCTCTAGCAGTTAAGTATAACAAATTAAATCTATATGTATTAACAGAAAGATCTGAAAGTCATGTAGAATGAAAATGAAGTGTTGAATATATTATAACTATACCTGTGTGAGTTTGAATTAAATCAACACTAACCAACACTAGTATTAAAGCATTGGTTATGGGtaaacatttttatgtaaaaCTATGAAGAATGGATTGGAAAGATACACACTCAATTCCTAAAAGTGGTTGTCTCTAGAAAGGAAGGGAGTAGAAGGGAAATGGGGCCAATCATGGTGGATGAATGATACTTCAGTTTTGTATCTAAATAtctatctcattaaaaaaataaagattccaaataaatatgagaaaacaTTAGTTGATTCTGGATTGTAATAATATATGAGTTTGTTCTGTTTATGCTGTTTctttaaaacttctgaaaattaaaaaaatagggaTAGGAGTAGGGAGACTACATGGAATACATGTTATAATGGACTTACATTTCCAATTAGATGCAgatattttgcaaaaaaaatttctgaaatcATATCTTTAAAACAtgagataaaatttttttttttttttttaaaacatgagataAAATTTTAATGGTAACTTAAcatccatttatttaaatttactgtCGAATGTTGTATCACTAATCTCTGTGGTCTCTGAGAGCATGATTTTGCAACAGGTGATTGAAGCACATTAATTTAAGgatcatattattttataatacatgCACAGACTTGTTAGAAATAATTAGTTTTTCAGaaacatttatcaaaattttatGGGTTTAACCCATAACCAGTTCTGGTATTAGaaattagacattttaaaaatgaagaaaacatgttactcttttttttttttttttttttgtatgacaccaagtaaaacaactgttgcatttcagcttcagttttTAATTCAGACTAGTTATTTTCTCTAATTTGCCAGACACAGtcaactcccccaccccacctctagTTTGTTTCCTTGGGGAAAATTGAACTGAAAAGGGAGATCTCAGACCTAAAGAGAATTCTCTTATTAAAAGCAAatctttttgaagattttttattctttaccaCAATAACTTGATATATAGAAACAGTTAATGCTTCTTTCGAATAGTGATAAAAGTGAGTATGTAACATTTAAATCTTAGGCTCCTTTCAAATACATCGATTTGTTTTAAACTCAGAAAAATACTATGCTAATATAACTATAGCACTGCACTGCTTGTTACTGGCATTTTTGAAATTTGGTTTTAAGATTATAAATGCCATAGGTTGACTTTGTGAGGTAATGTAGCCAagtaacatatatgtgtatctacaTGAATCTAAATTAtcctcttttcttccatttttcattAAACATTCTCTGATATTCCTTAAGTATTACACCCTTGTGCTGGTACATCTTTGAAGTCACAGAACAACTAGGAACTCTAATCCAGACCAAACTAGGATTACCCTTTAGTGCATATAGTTGGCCAGTGTCACGGCCCAGCAACAAGAATGATTATAATGGTCAGGTAGAGTAAGATAAGCAGATGCTGCATGGTATTCTGTGATAGTGCGTACTGTGTATTTATTCAGCCATCCTCCCTGCTGATTCAACTTGTTACTAGTTATTTACCATGACAGACGACACAAGTAAACACCCTTACAAGTGGCCCTTACATTTTAGGTATTTTTATTTCCAGGGGACAGACTATAGGCAAGAGACTGCTAGATCAAAGGATAcgtgctattttaaaattttagtagaTGCTATCGGTTATTTTCAAAACAAGTTTCCTCCAGCTACACAATAGGTGGTATTATACTAAAATTCATGTTTGTCTGATGAGTATAAACCTCACTTGTTCCTAGATTTGCTTCTTTGTAAACTTTCATATTGTTAGCCTATATTCCTATcggattatttatctttttgtcagTTTTGAAGATCTCTTTCCATATTAGATATTAGGAAATGTATGGGTCAGTTATAAAGATACTTTAATCTTTTACATTATATATGTTATTTCTTAGGTTTTCTTTCAAGTTGTCTATTTCCTTTTTGTAATATATTAATGTTTAACCCATCtggaattgaattttttttagaattgaatttttaatttatgagggttcatatttttttcttccagatggGTTGCCAGTTGTACAAGCacaatttgttaaaaataatccAGCAGTCAGTTTAGGGTGAAACAGCTCTGACACCTGCATACCCACCAGAAACAATCACAGATTTGAACTGGcaatcagaaagaggaagagagataaCAGAATAAGCTTTAACCTAGCACTAGGTTTATTATTAGCTTTGTCCTAACAAGAAAATATCTTTACAGCATGTTCATCAGAAAGTCTTGCAAGTGCTCAAGCAAGCACAGCTTCCACTGCCCCACACTGCACAGAGGAGACAAGGTCAGAATAGGTGTGGTTCACCCCAGCACTGGGAGACTAACATTCTCATCCAGCACATTCGTCGAGCAGGGCATCTGCATGGTGTGCCACCATCAAATGGGGTGCACTCACTTGTAACAGGGATAACCACTTAAGCACAGGGAAGCTACTACCTTGGTTTCCCAAGACTTATGATGCCTTAGTTATATAGGCAGTCAGTGTCTACATGCCAGTTCACAGTTCATCCCATCCAGGTACAGGCCACAAATGAGAGATTTCCAGTATTTTCTTCAAGGAAACTAGTAGAAAAACAAATCTAAAGTCCTCTTTTCAGGGATGGGTCAGTGGGAACGGCCTCTTATTACTTTGATACCATACTTTTCCTATTCAACTAAAACTTTGCTATGTAATTCTTTACCCAAATGATCTTTTATTCTACTTTAACTGACTTATATTTTGATTTACACCAGGAGTTATTTATATTATCTTGCttcattcatctatttttctATTCCTATACTAACATTAATGGATAATGTTAACATTAGCCTTATTGGATTTTGTTACTGTAAGTCCCCCACTCCTTGCTGTTTTTCGGTTTTATTGGctaatcttcattttctttctctataaatgAAAGTAGGTCTTCTCAAATTATAAAAACCCTTTGAAATTCTAATTAGAATTGCCTTAAGTGTATACATTTGGGGAGAAATGATATTTATGATACTATCTTCCTGTCCCCAAACATAGTAAGCCTTTGCATAGGTTCAAATTGCAATTCCCATCCTTCAGCATGAGAATTCAGAACAGAGTAAAGCCCATCCCTGCATAATACCATTAAAGATTTTTGTTAGTTGAGTTAAATAAGGAACCCCAGCCCAGCTCAGAATTCATGTGCTGAAGCCCTAGTGCCTAgcgtgatggtatttggagataaggtcttAGAAAATTAATTACGTTTAGATGAGGTCAAGAGGATGGTACAGTCCTGGTGGAAGTAATGCCCTCATAAGGAATGGGGCATTGTGTGTGCACCAAAAAAAGGCCATGTGAGCAGAGTGAGACAGTAGCTGTCTACAATCCAGGAAATGGACCTTTTCCAAATCTGCCAGCACTTGCTATCTGGGGCTTCTCAGCCTCtacaactgtgagaaataaagtgttgtttaagccactcagtctatggtattttgttatagtagcccaAACTAAGACAGTCCCTTTCCTGCTTATTTCTACCCTAGCCAGTTAAATGTGAGGTAACCTTGTCAGATGTTTAACTGTGAGCTCCCAGATACAGTAAGacaagtggaagtgaaagtcgctcagttgtgtcccactctgtgaccccatggactatacagtccgaggaattctccaggtcagaatgctggagtgggtagctcttcccttctccaggggatcttcactacccagggattgaacctaggtcccccacatcgcaggcggattctttaccagctgagccacaggggaagcccaacaatactggagtgggtaacctattccttctccaggggaccttcacgacccagggatgaaactggggtctcctgcattgcagtaagACAAAGCCACTTCCATTAGAACTgtgtaaaaacagaaaaagccacagaagaggaaactagaTGGACAACAAACATTTGAAAAGCTCATCCTCACAAATAACCAAGGAAATGCCAAATGTTTGTTGTCCAtctggtttcctcttctgtggATTTTCTGTTCATATACCGTTAACCTACTTTTtctatatgtttttttaatttacaagagCTCTAGTTcaaatgaggaaatggcaacccactccaatattcttacctgaagaattccatggacaagagcctggtgggctacagtccatagggtcgcagagagtcagacatgattgaagtgacttggcagcagcagctaGTTCAACTAACTTTAGCAGAGTTCCTACTAAATCTAGAGTTCATAATAAGTGCACAAGATAGATCTAGAAGAAGGTTCAAATCTGACTAAAGTTTGGTCAAGTAAAGACTCACAGAATTATCATAGAACTGTTGGCACTGGGGCAAAGCAAGACCTTGAGGTTAACTAAACTAATATGGTATTAATGACCCAATTCAGAGACTCCTGGATGCAAACTATACATTTTTGTTAGCAGTCCAAAAGGATGCCCCAAGAAGCAAGGGTTGGTAGTGGAGCAGTGGTCTCATGAAGATGCAAGCAAGGCGATGTTAATAAATTATTGACTCCACAGGGTTTTGgccatatccattgagttaacAGAACAAAGACCTGGGGAATGGCAGTGAGTAATGCTTCCTGTTCACTcatcaatttttttaagttataccCTCTCTAAAGCCCTTCACATGCACACTGGGGGCCTCATACAGCCAGTCATCTAGCAAGACAGTACCCTGACCTTTGTCCCACACAACTACCAGGAGCTGTTAGGAACAGCTGTTAGGCCCAAGCCCTTCAGGGATATATGCTAGATTCCTGCAAAGGGGGGCCTCTATAGCTCCACATTCCACTAGTGTCCACAGTGGTGCCCCGACTCCCTTTAAATGTCTGTCAGCTTCTGCTCATCTAACTGCCTGGTCATATCTGGGGAATAGGCAACCCAGCAAACTTCTCTGCCATCCAGTGGTCTTTCATGAAGCATGAACCCCTCCCTTTTCAAGTTTGTCCTTCCTTAGGTACACTGCCTCAGTGCTAGAGACCCCTAAAAATCCCTTTTCATCTTAATAGTATAGTTCTATATAGTTACTATCACTGcttaataattctttatattaagCTTCCCTGTTTAAATTACTGTGTAGTTTCCTGTCTTCTGGTTAAACACAGACTGCCCTGGCCCTGcttctttcctcttctgctgTGGATTCGGCCTGTCTGCATAGAGGGTACAGCATGCATTACCTAGGCCATGCCATGGGAGGGGGGCTTAAGAGTCTGTTTTTGCCATTGTCAAGGTTCACCAGGTCAGTCTCTTTATTTCTGGAATCCAGTCAGAAATACCATTGGACTCCCACACAGACCAGCCTCCAGTTTGCATTTATCTATAATAAAGGTaatatttagcctccatgtgtctAAACTCCTTGTCCTAAATTTCAGTTGAATAACAATTCATGGGAGGAAATGGGGTGATATAGACTTGGCCTCTTCAGAAGCCCCAGCACAGTATCACATGCACactgatatataaatattttagactatCCTATGCTTTTATGATCTTGTCTTATAGTAATTTCCATAAATAAATAGCTTTTGGAAGGAGAAAAATCCAAACTTGCCACAACACGATCTATAAGAATAAGTAAGAAAACAATGCTCACTCTCCAAACTAAGGGGACTTAATACCTTTACCCAAGACAGCTGGAACTTGGAAGAAGTTTCTGTTAGGCAGTAATGAGATGGACAGAATTGGAAATGTCATGAGAGAGGACTGCAAATGATTACTAAGCACTTCCTGCTGTACTCCAGCCACCATCCCAGTGGTCATACCCACAttttactcactcactcagccCCCTTGGAGATTAATAACCGGTGATTAAGACAGATTAAGAAGCcaatggaggacttccctggtggtacagtggaaaagaatccgcctgccaatacaggggatgctggttcgatccctggtcctggaagattccacatgcctcggagcaactaagcccatgcgccaggGCTAgcaagcctgtgtgcctagagccttgCTCCACAAGACAATCCACCGCAATGAGAAagctgtgcaccacaatgaagagtagcccctgctcactacaAGTAGAAAGAAAACCCCacacagagcaatgaagacccaaaataattttattttatatgccaaaaataaaattaattaattttttaaaaaagaagtcagtGGAGGTTTGGGTTCAAGATGTTAACACAAGAGGCTCTTCAATATACCACCTCCCACAGACACTCCAAATCTACAGCTACCTGTGGAATAAATACTtctaaaagaaatccagaaatcAGCCGAGAGACTTTTCTGAAAGAAATCTAGAAAGTAGCTCAGTGATTCCTACatatcaggaaaaagaaaaaatccacagTGAAACAGGTAGTAAAGTCTGAGACACAAACTTGCCATAAACCCCAACCTTGGCACTGCGACTCATCAATCAGGAGAGAACCCAACTCCCAGCTTTTCTCCGAGGAGTAAAGGATTTGGACCATGTATTTGGCACCCTAACTTTTAAGAATCCCACCTGGGAGACAGGCCCCCAAAATATCCATCTCTGAAAGTCAATGTCCACGAGACCCACAAGGTTATAGTGAGCTATGAAACTGTTCTTAACTGTCTCGTGAAGAATCACTGTGGCTATTCTCCCAGGGCTTGGCAGCAGActaattttgtcttttaaccttcatgCTAGATTTATAAGTGATCAACCCACCATTACAACACCAttctgaactgaactaaatatttACCTTTACCAGTGAGATTTATACTTTCATATGTTACTAATTAGCACCCTTTCTATCACGTTAAAGTCAGTCAGAGAGCAGCTTTTAAAGGATGCAAATATACCTCTTTTGGGGGAAGACTGGGAAAGATGGGTGTTTCTGTCTGTTCCCTCTGTACTAATAACCCCTGAAGGAACAGCCAGTTAAGAACTTTTGTTTTTGCTACCATGCCATTGAACCCATGAACACAAGCCCCACTGGCCACCAGAGTCAGGCTATACGGACTGTGTCCTCTGGTCAGCAGCCCCCATCCCGGGCTGTCAGACTTTTGCACAAGCTCCTTTCATGAAGACTCCAGCAAACCGtgcagaggcagagggagagcaTAAAGATGGGGCCACCTGGTGACCTAGTCTCTAGAGAGAGTTGCAGTTACCCTCTGGATATGTGTTAAATGAGAAGCATGCCCCTGAggccacagcttttttttttccctttggctgtactgtgcaacacgtgggatctttttgtttttcttaaaataactttaacatatctttatattttaaacgATGAAAAAGGTAGGGATATTACAATGatattctcttacttttttttcccttcatgtgggatcttaattccctgaccagggagcaaacctgcacCCCGTGCATTGGgactgcagagtcttaaccactggaccactagggaagtcccaggccaCAGCTTTTAAGATGAGCAAATAGGTGTCTTTCACAGAAAGACAGGAGTTTCAAATAAACAACTTCACAACTCCAGAAATTAGAAGAACAAATTAAGCCCAGGAGGAAGGAAATTATAATAAAGACAGAGTAAATaaagagccccccccccaaaaaaaggggggggtgggggggaaatcaacaaaatcaagagccggtttttcaaaaaaaataagcaaaattgataaaacttgagctagataaagaaaaatagagaaaagactcctggcaaattctaccaaacatttaaagaaataatgccaaTATTTCTCAAACTCCTCCCAAAAATTGAGAAGAAAtactttgagcaaattccaggagatagtgaaggagagaggaggctagtgtgctgcagtccatgcggtcgcagaatcggacaggacttagccactgaacaacaacaattcactTCTCTGATGTTTTCAATGGCTGATACTGCCCatcaaattttaaagttatttcttgGTCCAACAATTCACAAATCAGTTCTTCAAGAAATGCATCTCTCCCAGAGGACATTAAAAGAACACAAGATTGAACGGCTATGACCCCAGGGTCTGGGCTGTACAAGAGCAAACaccctactttaaaaaaaaaaagaaaggaaaaaaggccCTTTCAAACCGACTTTCTAAAGAAAGCGCTTTTCTTTCTAACCCATAATCGATACTTCTGGTTTTACAT from Cervus elaphus chromosome 4, mCerEla1.1, whole genome shotgun sequence includes:
- the LOC122687479 gene encoding zinc finger protein 260 isoform X3; the protein is MIRMLESLRPESDLLQHDQIHTGEKLYECNECGKTFSLKQNLTEHKKMHTAEKSHKCTECGKVFSRVSSLTLHLRSHTGKKSYQCNKCGKAFSQKGNLLTHQKHHTGEKPYECGKASIQMSSLIKHQRNHIGNKPYACKECGKAFSGKSYLSEHEKIHTGEKPFECNQCGRAFSQKQYLVKHQNIHSGKKPFKCNECGKAFSQKENLIIHQRIHTGEKPYECKGCGKAFIQKSSLIRHQRSHTGEKPYICKECGKAFSGKSNLTEHEKIHIGEKPYKCNECGTIFRQKQYLIKHHNIHTGEKPYECNKCGKAFSRITSLIVHVRIHTGDKPYECKICGKAFCQSSSLTVHMRSHTGEKPYGCNECGKAFSQFSTLALHMRIHTGEKPYQCNECGKAFSQKSHHIRHQRIHTH